TGTGAGCTGACCTGAAATAAAATCATTCTCGCCCTGCCCTTTTTAAGATGCCGTCTCCCAAGTCGGCCATTGCCGATGACCACTCTGCGCCAGATCTGGAAATCGTAAACTCAAACTTGACAATCCATCCGTCAGGCTTCACTGGAGGTCCGGAGCCCCAAGATGAACAAATCACTGAACGCAATCTTGTTCGCCACATGGCGCGATTTCGCGAGAACCCCTTGGACTTTCTCCGGGAAGTGAGCCTGTACATGTCCGGTACAGGCTGGCGTGCATATGACGAACCAATCGGTCAACCGATTTTCTATTCTGGCTTCACGGACAGAATGAAGACTTCTATTTTGGGCAGCCTGCTCCTCCAAAAAAAGATCACTGAATTGGCCAATCGTCGACTGACAGTTGAAGAGAAGGACGGATTGCTGGCAATCAAGGAAGGTTTGACATTGGACGAAAAACGGGCCCGTCGCCGCActgaaattgaagataaTCTCCGGGAAGTTGTGGACACAATAATGGAAAACATGATTTGCAAGATGGAAAGCAAAACATTTATTCGGGGTGCTTATTATATGTGCACACAGCTCTTGACTCGCGCTTACCATCAAGGTAAGTTTCCTCTGCCACACTTGCCCATAACAAGTCAATGCTAAACTAAATACACCTCAGGCATTCATGTATCCAGCGAAGAAGTCTTGCGTTTAAGATCTGTAGCCGAAATCGcctccaagaagaagcagtcGATTGTTTTCTTACCTTGTCACAAGTCCCATGTGGATTACGTCTCACTGCAACTTATCTGTTACCGTCTCGGCATTTCTCTGCCGGTCGTCGTCGCGGGTGATAATCTGAACATCCCGTTGCTGGGTGCTTTCTTACAACACGCCGGTCGGTCGCAAGACAAGCTCCTATTAGCTTTCAGCTATTACTAACCTTATTTAGGAGCTATGTGGATTCGCCGCAGCTTTGGAAATGATCCTTTGTACAACACTGTCGTGCAAGCTTATATCGATACCCTCCTCCAACAAGGCTTCAACTTCCAGTGCTTCATTGAAGGAGGTCGCTCCAGAACTGGAAAACTGCTTTCACCCAAGTTCGGAATCTTGAGTTTCATTATGGACAGTGTATTATCAGGCCGTGTTGACGATCTAATCATATGTCCCGTCAGCACTCAATACGACAAGGTCATTGAAACTGAGTACGACACCCTGCTGGCACTCTAAACATTTCAATGAACATCAACATTAACCCATACTCTAGGTCATACATCAGCGAGCTTCTTGGTCAACCGAAGGCAAAGGAGAACTTAGCTGATTTCATTTCTTCGTCTTCGGTTTTGTCCCTGAAGCTAGGCCGAGTTGATGTTCGTTTCCACGAGCCATGGAGTCTTCGAGACTTCATTGGCCAGCAGCTTACGCGACTAGATCGCCCCAGCACCGACATCAATAACAAACTTAGCTATACTGATCGAGGCCGCATTCTAAGAACATTTGGTTACCGAGTTCTGTCCGACATCAACGACGTGTCTGTGATGATGCCAACAGCCCTTGTGGGAACCGTGCTCTTGACCTTACGTGGCCGCGGTGTTGGAAAAGCTGAATTGGTACGCAGATTGGACTGGCTCTGCGAGCGGGTGCGAGCCAAAGGTGGCAGGGTCGCACACTTTTATCGCTCGCCAACGGAGACGGTCGTTGACCGTGCGCTAGAAGTCTTAGGGCCAAAACTAGTTGGTGTGATTTCCGGTCTAGTCGAGCCAACATACTATGCGGTGGATCGTTTCCAACTTTCTTTTTACCGCAATATGCTCATCCACCTTTTCATCACTGAAGCGCTGGTTTCTGTGGCTATGTACACAAAGATCAAGCAAGGTGGCGGGCCCACTAATCAAAGAATCACCTACTCGGATTTGAAGAAACAGGTCTCGTTCCTGTCGCAGCTTTTCCGCGGTGAATTTATTTTCCCGCCCGAGGGCTTAGCTCACAACTTCGACAAAACTTTGCGTGGGCTAGAGAAGGATGATGTGATCAAAATCACTCGTGATGAATCGACCACACCGATTTACGTTGAATTGAGTGAGTCTGAGCGATTATGTGGTCGTGAGAACTATGACTTCTACTGCTTCCTGATCTGGCCTTTTATCGAGGCGTCTTGGCTTGGCTCAGTGTCCCTTCTTGGGCTAACGCCACTTCTCGATGGTCCGAAGGAAGTTTGGATCGATTCTAAGAAAGCACAAGATAGTGCTCAGGTCgtgagttttttttcccccatgCTATGCCGACTGCCCTGTTAATTTTCACATTCGCAGCTTGGCAAAACCCTCTACCACCAAGGTGACCTCTCCTACTTCGAGGCCGTCAACAAAGAGACCCTCAAGAACTCTTATCAGCGATTTGAAGAGGAGGGCATTATCTTGGTTGCGAAGAACAGAGAACCGCGTACCGGTCCGTCTCTCAGGCTGGCTCCTGAATGGGCACCCCAGCGTGATGAGAGTACTGGGAATGTTCTAGCCGGTGGCCGACTATGGGACTTTGTTGAATTGATTGCACAGTCCCGTCGCGAGGGGTGAGTCGATGTCCTGCATGTTATCTCTGCCAATACACGACTAACTTTTCACAGCAAAAATCGCCGGGATGGTGCAACTGTGTCCACGCGCGTCCTTACCATGTCTGATATTGTTGGGCGGAAGTTGTTCCAAAATGCAGCAGCTCCAGTGCCTGTCGATGTATCGTCACGACAGATGCGCCGGAATGCAATCGGAACCGAGGCAAAGCTCTAGTCATCCCATTTTGATACCCATACATGTCTCATGTCTATTTTAAAGGCTGCTTCTTTATCGACTTCATCTTACATAGTGTCAGAGTACAGCATTATTGAACATATATTTCACAGACATATCCATGTCATGTGACGGCCATGAGATGTCACCTATAGAATCAGATAGGTTAGAGACCGCTTTAGAAGAATTAGATGACCGGGGTGGATGTGTAAAAATCAATTTGGTTATTTTCCCCATGCTTGGCTCTTCCAAGTGGATGTGCTATACCATCGATCTATCTTAAGCAGTGAAGAGAAGGCTTCACATGCACCGTAGCGAAGCCGAACAAAGTTCTCATAGTCAAGAACGGTGTTGAGCTAGGAATATCATACCGATCAGATTCATCTCAACCATCCCTTAACCGGAGAGTAAGTCAAATTTAAACCTACGTAATAAATCTTGAATTCGTCTACTTGTCGTGTCAACCTTTCTTCCAATTTAACCCCCCTccctctcttttcctttcaaCCCTATATTCCTAGAAGCTCCGCCTTGATAGACACGAGAAGAGTTTAATTCACTTCAACCCTTTTAATCACTTACTTCAAATCCAGATCAACAACGTTCTATTCAACCTTCCCAATTATAGCCACTCTTTAATAGCACAGGATGCGTGCCTTCTCTTCCGTTGCTCTTCGGTCCGCGGTAGGATTAGCTTTTGCGCAACTTGGCTCTTGGAATCGCTGCAGAGATATCTCCTACAGTGGATCTACGACTTGTGAGTCCGGGTGGTCCTGCTTCTATCTGAATGAACGGTTCAGTCACTCGGAGCCAAGGTGGATAAAATCTTCAAACAAAGCTATCAATACTCAGATATCAACACAACATAAGAAAAATCGAATCCAAATCCGCTGAAGTGTTCCCAATTAAATCTCAAATAGATCGGCGGTAGAACAAAAGACGAAAAGACAAAGGAATGTTTAAAGGGAAACATAAGAAAAACATAAGAAAAACATAAGAAAAACATAAGAAAAACATAAGAAAAACATAAGAAAAACATTAAAAAAATGGCTTAGACAGAATAGAAGTAACACATCACAAATCAAACCCACCAACCAAAAATCACACCCTCACAAATTGACCCTTGGTACCTGGACTGGTAGGAGCCGACCGAACTGTCATAACCTTCGGAGAGGAAACGTCAATCGGCGCCAACTTCTCAATACCCTTAGCACCCGAGGGCGTCTTAAGAGGCGAATCAGTGATCAGCGAATCATTAGACTTCTTCCCAAGCTCCTGAAGCTGACCCATGATGACCGGCGAATCAGAGTACAGCACAATACCCTGCGAATAAACGCACGGGGTAGCTTTCTCTTCATCGCTAGCAAAATCCTCGTGAGCAGCCTCGCGTGTAATACGCGGGAAGGTGCGCAGCACGACGTGGCGAGTGGGCTCGTTTGACGGGGTGTGTTTCTGATCCTTGTTGGCGGCGTACTCCAGCCAGTCCTCATTCGAGATGCTCTCTGCATCCGGGGCGGGGAAATTAGCGAGTACGAGCTCGCGTTCGACACGTGCATGTCTCCATGTCTCGGCGGCGAGCTTGACGATCTTCCGGACGCCGACCAGGAGGGAGTCGAGGTGCTTAGGATCGGCGAAGTGTTTTATGTGGTCAATGATTTCGTCTACGATGACTGCTGCTGCGACATTAATTGACTGCTTTGCGTCTGAGGTTGTGTAGGCCGCTTTTAGCGTCTGTTGACGCCAGAATGCCTCGCGCCGGACGGACTTGCGTCGGATGTCCATGGATAGCATCTGGAAGAAGGTGTCGGCTTTGTCGTACCGCCGGCCCAGGGTGAAGAGGAAAGGCTGGAAGACGCGGAAGGTTAGGGTTTTGGAGATGATATGCTGGATATAGGCACATCGGAGTTCACGAGAGGTTGGGGTGTTGTCAAGGAAAGGTGGGAGTTCGGATGGAATCTTGGACAGGATGTCTTTTGGGGGATCGATGGGGAGATATCCGAAGTGCTCTTTGGATATATTTTGAATGAGCTGCGAGAGCTCTGTAAAGCAGTCAAAGCTAAAGATGAAAGATTTTATTAGATCATTGTCCATTTATCGTTATCAACATGAATCTATAAGAGAATGTATGTCCGCTGTGCGCTGATGCAGTTCAAACAAAGGAAATATCGATAATGAATGATTTGTCTTCAAGAGCAAGACGAAtaacagaagaagagaaactAAACAAGGCAAATCCACAGGGCATCAAAGGCTCACTTACAAGAATTGATCGCCCTTGGTGCTTCTGAGGTCAGTGGCCTCTCCCAGGCTGGAAAGTGTCTTTCTCAGCCTGTCACAGTCCGATCCCAAGTTATCGATGGTCATTCGCATCCCATCCACCGCGCGTTGAAGGTGCTTCTCCTTGAGGATATTGTCTCCTTCCAACCTTTCCTTCTCTCGCTCAGCACTGGAAAGCTCGCCACTTTTCTCCGAGAGTTGCTCCTCCAGGGCAGCGCGCTCTGTGGTCCAATGCTGCTCTTTCTCATTGAAGTGGGCCTCCAGAGATGCGATCTTGTCGGCCAACTCTTTGACAGCAGCAGCGAGTTGTTCGTCGGAAGATTGTCGCAAGGAGTCCAATTCACCAGCATGGCCTTGGCGAAGTTTTTCCGTTTCCCGGGTGTTCTTCTGTTGAGTTTCTTCCAGCTCTGTTAGCTTAGCTGCTAGTTCCTCACGAGTGGATGTGAGTTCAGTGAGTCGGGCTTGCAACTCGGTCTCCTTGGATTCCAAAGCAGTGATCTGGGATGCCACTTCTGTCTTGATGGCCTCTAACTCTGTGCACTGGGCTTCGAAAGATTCCTGCAATTGGGCCTTCACTTTCTCCCATTCGTTTTGACTAGCTTCGTGTTCACTGCGAAGTTCGCGCTCACGAGTCTCCAGAGTCTCGGCTGCCGTTTTCTCATCCTCAGCCTTGATCTCCTCAAATAATTCAGTAAGCTCCTCCTTCTGTGCCACGAGAGCCTTCTCATGTTCCTCCCTTAGAGTCTCCAAATCTTTCTCATGGGCTTCTTTTGACTCCTTAATACTTTCATCAAGCTGATCAATTTTTCCCTCAAGTCCGACCTTAGTCTCAGAAAGCTCCTCATTGGACCTCTGTTGCGCAGCTAAGCCATCCTCAAGGTCCCTTTGCTTCTCTTGCAGATCCCCGAGTTCGAGACGTAGTTCACTAATGGTATGTTTCAGCTTGGCGTCTTCTTCAGCACTTTCATTGGCAGTCTTCTTCATTTGAGCTTGCAGAGCTTCAATGTAGTAGTCCTTGTGCATTAGAGCTTGGTCATGCTGACTTCCAAGGTGCTTCATCTCAGCCTCCCGGTTTGAGAGCTTGTTATGGGTGCTACGAAACCCATGAAGAAGACGGTTGATGTCCGGAATTGCTGACTGGATGCGTTGAAGAAGCTCTATGTCCTCACTATTGTTCTCTGGGGGAGACCCATTCTCAAGAGGATAGCTATTGCCCATGGACAGGTTTTGAAGAGCCTGGTATGATGCTTGATATGATGAATCTGGGATACTGTAGCTCCGGTTCACATAATGGGCCTCCGATTGGTGATGAGGTGAATAATGCCCAAAAGGAGGTACCATTCCGGTGGAACTCATGACGGGAGATTGGAGGGCATGCGGTCCACTTGGGGCTATAGAAGGCGCTTCTGGAGGAGCCATCGGAGCCGCCGGTGGATTCTGAGGTGGGGGAGTTGTAGTTGGTGAAATATTTGGAGACATTTTAGGGTAATGGGAATGGGCAAGTGGGCTGCTGACTTTGGGCACCGGTGAGGCAGTATGAGCTACTGGTGAGGTGTAGGGCGCCGGATAACCAGCGTACGGTCCCGGCAAGCTGTAAGGCACTGGAGAGCCAGCGCACGGTGTAGATGAAGTGTAAGGCACCTGGGAACCAGTGTAGGGCACTGGGGCGTAAAGCGCAGGTGATGCGTAGGGTACCGGAGAGGAGTAGGCGTTAGGCGGACTGTACGGCACCGGGGACGCAACGTGTGGCACCGATGAAGCGTAAGGTACTGGCGCAGAGCGGGGGACGGGTGAAGCGTATGGGGAGTATGCTGATGGTCCAGGATAATAAAGCTGGTTGTCCTGAGAGGGACTTGACATATACCGTGCTTCAGTCAAAGATGGTGAAGGCAAGGGTACACAGGCCGCCCCAGGGGAAAATGGGTCAGCCGGCGGTGATGAGACTATAGTCTTCTCTTCAAAGCAATCGACTTGATTGGATTTGTCTTGCTTGGTATGGTCTTCCAAGGGCTCCTTTACTTCTGGGTCTTCAATGGTAGGCTGAAGCAcactctcttcttccacggGCGGCTCTTTGATTTCGGATCCGATGAGAGGTTGATTCAAGATTTCTGGTGGCTCTATGACTTCAGAGTCTATAATGGGGGGCTGAGTCGAGCTTGGCTCGTCCAATAGTGATTCTTCGTCGACAGGCTTGTCACCTACAGGTGATGATTGATCCACCACAGAGTCTTGGATGTCTTGGGATGGAGTTTCGTCGTCGAGCACCTCGTCTGCTGATATGGGGTGGTCGACAATAGGCGATTGCGGATCCGCAACAGGGGCGGGGACCTCTTGGGTTGTAGTCTCGTCGCCAAACACCTGGTGTGCTGATACAGGATTGTCGAGTACAGATTGTTCTTGTTCTGCAATAGGGTTGGAGATATCTTGAGGTGTAGTATCGGTGTCGAATACAGGTGGTTCTTGCTCGGCAACAGGGTTGGATATATCCTGAGGTGTAATCTCGTCGTCAAATACCTGGTATGCTGATACAGGAAGTGATGTCTTTACTTCGACATCTGTATTATCAACAGCAGGCTTGTCTTTTACTTGCTCTCGTTCTTGCGCTGTGAGTGCGAGACTTCCAGGAGCAGGAGTAGTTGTAGTTGTCTGAGTCTCTGTGATCTCTGGGCTCTTGCTCTTCTTAACCTTCTTGGTGGCTGCCTTGCCATTCTTGTCGTTGGCCTTAGCCTTCTTGTTTCTCGTGGCCATTGCGGTAGGGTGATGCGTGCCTAAGATTTCTTTCCTCTGTAAGACGTGTTACCAATGGGATCAATGTGCTAAATGAAGCAATGAGTGGTAGTTTTGATCGTATGGGATGTCTGCACTGTACATTTGCAACCAGCCCCGTGGCGAATGCCTCAAGATATAACCCAACCGTTGACTATCGTTGAGAGGTACGGGGAGTCTAGAATGTTTAGGAGCGTAAGCCAAGTGACTTCGGTTGATCGGGCAGAGACTTGAAACCCTCTCTTGGACTGTGAGTGGGCGCGAATGAAGATCCGCGAAAACAATGTAGATATTTTTGGCACCAGAACAAATGACAATTTTCTAAAGAATTAAACAAAAGGACAGAAAAGACTGAGCCCGACAGAATTCTAAGAAATCTCTTGAGAAGATGGCACCCCACCCTTGCCTGGGCACAATGCAGAGCATCCCTTAGCGCTTTGATACCCACCCACCCCAATGTGCGAGTGGGCCATCAATTAGATGCGAGTACCGGAAATCATCGAAGAATTCAGGGCACAACAAAGATCTGAATCCACCCAGATTCCATTCCGATCTAAAGCGAGAGACCAGTTGGGAGGCGCCATGACATTGGGCATCAAACTGTGGGTTTGGGCGATTCGAGGCATGAGTGGGGAATTTGACATTAAGCTGACCTGTTTAATTGAGAGCCAAACGCTTACATGTGATGATATAAATGAGGCAAGAATTGTATCAAAAGGACGCATCTCACCCAATCAGTGCGGTTAGCcatgggggaaaaaaaagtgaggCTTGCAACAGACAATCTAACTGTGATGAGGCTTCCAACATGTGAGCAGATTGGACATACAACATAATGTGATTGTCGACTCC
Above is a genomic segment from Penicillium digitatum chromosome 3, complete sequence containing:
- a CDS encoding RNA polymerase Rpb1 C-terminal repeat domain protein translates to MATRNKKAKANDKNGKAATKKVKKSKSPEITETQTTTTTPAPGSLALTAQEREQVKDKPAVDNTDVEVKTSLPVSAYQVFDDEITPQDISNPVAEQEPPVFDTDTTPQDISNPIAEQEQSVLDNPVSAHQVFGDETTTQEVPAPVADPQSPIVDHPISADEVLDDETPSQDIQDSVVDQSSPVGDKPVDEESLLDEPSSTQPPIIDSEVIEPPEILNQPLIGSEIKEPPVEEESVLQPTIEDPEVKEPLEDHTKQDKSNQVDCFEEKTIVSSPPADPFSPGAACVPLPSPSLTEARYMSSPSQDNQLYYPGPSAYSPYASPVPRSAPVPYASSVPHVASPVPYSPPNAYSSPVPYASPALYAPVPYTGSQVPYTSSTPCAGSPVPYSLPGPYAGYPAPYTSPVAHTASPVPKVSSPLAHSHYPKMSPNISPTTTPPPQNPPAAPMAPPEAPSIAPSGPHALQSPVMSSTGMVPPFGHYSPHHQSEAHYVNRSYSIPDSSYQASYQALQNLSMGNSYPLENGSPPENNSEDIELLQRIQSAIPDINRLLHGFRSTHNKLSNREAEMKHLGSQHDQALMHKDYYIEALQAQMKKTANESAEEDAKLKHTISELRLELGDLQEKQRDLEDGLAAQQRSNEELSETKVGLEGKIDQLDESIKESKEAHEKDLETLREEHEKALVAQKEELTELFEEIKAEDEKTAAETLETRERELRSEHEASQNEWEKVKAQLQESFEAQCTELEAIKTEVASQITALESKETELQARLTELTSTREELAAKLTELEETQQKNTRETEKLRQGHAGELDSLRQSSDEQLAAAVKELADKIASLEAHFNEKEQHWTTERAALEEQLSEKSGELSSAEREKERLEGDNILKEKHLQRAVDGMRMTIDNLGSDCDRLRKTLSSLGEATDLRSTKGDQFFFDCFTELSQLIQNISKEHFGYLPIDPPKDILSKIPSELPPFLDNTPTSRELRCAYIQHIISKTLTFRVFQPFLFTLGRRYDKADTFFQMLSMDIRRKSVRREAFWRQQTLKAAYTTSDAKQSINVAAAVIVDEIIDHIKHFADPKHLDSLLVGVRKIVKLAAETWRHARVERELVLANFPAPDAESISNEDWLEYAANKDQKHTPSNEPTRHVVLRTFPRITREAAHEDFASDEEKATPCVYSQGIVLYSDSPVIMGQLQELGKKSNDSLITDSPLKTPSGAKGIEKLAPIDVSSPKVMTVRSAPTSPGTKGQFVRV
- a CDS encoding Acyltransferase, putative is translated as MPSPKSAIADDHSAPDLEIVNSNLTIHPSGFTGGPEPQDEQITERNLVRHMARFRENPLDFLREVSLYMSGTGWRAYDEPIGQPIFYSGFTDRMKTSILGSLLLQKKITELANRRLTVEEKDGLLAIKEGLTLDEKRARRRTEIEDNLREVVDTIMENMICKMESKTFIRGAYYMCTQLLTRAYHQGIHVSSEEVLRLRSVAEIASKKKQSIVFLPCHKSHVDYVSLQLICYRLGISLPVVVAGDNLNIPLLGAFLQHAGAMWIRRSFGNDPLYNTVVQAYIDTLLQQGFNFQCFIEGGRSRTGKLLSPKFGILSFIMDSVLSGRVDDLIICPVSTQYDKVIETESYISELLGQPKAKENLADFISSSSVLSLKLGRVDVRFHEPWSLRDFIGQQLTRLDRPSTDINNKLSYTDRGRILRTFGYRVLSDINDVSVMMPTALVGTVLLTLRGRGVGKAELVRRLDWLCERVRAKGGRVAHFYRSPTETVVDRALEVLGPKLVGVISGLVEPTYYAVDRFQLSFYRNMLIHLFITEALVSVAMYTKIKQGGGPTNQRITYSDLKKQVSFLSQLFRGEFIFPPEGLAHNFDKTLRGLEKDDVIKITRDESTTPIYVELSESERLCGRENYDFYCFLIWPFIEASWLGSVSLLGLTPLLDGPKEVWIDSKKAQDSAQVLGKTLYHQGDLSYFEAVNKETLKNSYQRFEEEGIILVAKNREPRTGPSLRLAPEWAPQRDESTGNVLAGGRLWDFVELIAQSRREGKNRRDGATVSTRVLTMSDIVGRKLFQNAAAPVPVDVSSRQMRRNAIGTEAKL